Proteins encoded in a region of the Neoarius graeffei isolate fNeoGra1 chromosome 3, fNeoGra1.pri, whole genome shotgun sequence genome:
- the c3h11orf68 gene encoding UPF0696 protein C11orf68 homolog, whose amino-acid sequence MEEEDDHPQALSAEDYAAEAMAADLCPWIEFDARKTPRAEFPSWLESNRPSQVSRFGDDVSGPVGWIAVYGTSHCPSNGDVLGLQESWERLLSSGRAVTFQTIKELALNHNVLSGKWLMHLDTGFKVDHAWECVARAILDEKISNAKVSPREPNSDGRHVICVYNDNFTDEEQVMQLDAAIRATGIKCPLSYKPDVYTYLGIYRNNRWKLCPTIYESKFDLECVPRRSHIINKITNLEVT is encoded by the coding sequence ATGGAGGAAGAAGACGACCATCCTCAAGCTCTTTCAGCAGAGGATTATGCAGCCGAGGCTATGGCGGCCGATCTATGTCCTTGGATTGAATTCGACGCCCGTAAAACTCCCAGAGCCGAGTTCCCCAGTTGGTTGGAGTCCAATCGTCCCTCACAGGTGAGCCGCTTCGGGGACGACGTCTCGGGTCCTGTAGGGTGGATCGCCGTGTATGGCACCAGCCACTGCCCGAGCAACGGCGACGTCTTGGGCTTGCAGGAGAGCTGGGAAAGACTTCTCTCCAGCGGCCGAGCTGTCactttccagaccattaaagagctCGCTCTGAACCACAACGTGCTCTCGGGGAAATGGCTGATGCACCTGGACACAGGTTTCAAAGTGGACCACGCGTGGGAGTGTGTAGCAAGAGCCATCCTGGACGAGAAGATCTCCAACGCCAAAGTGAGCCCACGCGAGCCCAACTCGGACGGACGGCACGTCATTTGCGTCTACAACGATAACTTCACCGATGAAGAACAGGTGATGCAGCTGGACGCAGCCATCAGGGCGACCGGCATCAAGTGTCCTCTGTCTTACAAACCAGACGTCTACACCTATCTGGGGATTTACAGGAATAACCGCTGGAAGCTGTGCCCCACCATTTACGAGAGCAAGTTCGATCTAGAGTGCGTGCCCCGGCGCTCACACATCATCAACAAAATCACCAACTTGGAGGTGACATAA